A window of Ipomoea triloba cultivar NCNSP0323 chromosome 2, ASM357664v1 contains these coding sequences:
- the LOC116010455 gene encoding caffeoylshikimate esterase-like: MRILISKIHFPSIPTHNYINPTSTHHLKSPTLSFSHRPPTISGRIRSTKPPNMPSEAPPPPPQLQQLQGPVPPNYWGDMPAEEYYPSRGVRNTQSYFETPNGRLFTQSFLPLEKSQPIKGTVFMTHGYGSDSGWCFQEICINYATWGYAVFVADLLGHGRSDGIRCYLGEMDKVAAASVHFFKSVRYSDDYKHLPAFLFGESMGGLVTMLMYFQSEPDTWTGLIFSAPLFVIPEPMKPSKVHLFVYGLLFGLADTWALMPDNRMVVKAIRDTEKLKIIAANPRRYTGKPRVGTMREISRQTEYVQNNFHKVTAPFLTVHGTADGVTCPSGSKMLYDKASSEDKSLKLYEGLYHSLIQGEPDEDAARVLADMRAWIDERADKYGPKLNATV; this comes from the exons AtgagaattttaatttcaaaaatccACTTTCCTTCAATACCCACCCACAATTATATAAATCCCACCTCAACCCATCATCTCAAATCCCCAACCCTATCTTTCTCACACCGTCCACCCACTATCTCCGGTCGCATTCGATCTACAAAACCACCCAATATGCCGTCGGAagcaccgccgccgccgccgcagttGCAGCAACTACAAGGACCGGTGCCGCCTAATTACTGGGGCGACATGCCGGCGGAGGAGTACTACCCCTCACGGGGGGTGCGCAATACGCAGTCGTATTTCGAAACCCCCAACGGCAGACTCTTCACGCAGTCGTTTCTGCCGCTGGAGAAGAGCCAGCCGATAAAGGGCACGGTTTTCATGACCCACGGCTACGGATCCGACTCCGGATGGTGCTTTCAGGAGATATGTATTAACTACGCTACCTGGGGCTACGCCGTCTTCGTCGCCGATCTCCTCGGCCACGGCCGCTCCGACGGCATCCGATGCTACCTGGGCGAGATGGACAAGGTGGCGGCCGCCTCCGTGCACTTTTTCAAGAGCGTGAGGTATAGCGATGACTACAAGCATTTGCCGGCTTTCTTGTTCGGGGAATCCATGGGCGGGCTAGTCACCATGCTTATGTATTTCCAGTCCGAGCCCGATACATGGACTGGGCTCATCTTCTCCGCCCCACTTTTTGTCATACCTGAGCCCATGAAACCCTCTAAG GTGCATCTGTTCGTGTACGGGCTGTTATTTGGGCTTGCGGATACATGGGCCTTGATGCCGGACAACAGAATGGTGGTGAAGGCGATAAGGGACACCGAGAAGCTGAAAATCATCGCCGCAAATCCAAGGAGGTACACCGGAAAGCCCAGAGTGGGAACCATGAGGGAGATCTCCCGACAAACGGAGTACGTCCAGAACAACTTCCACAAGGTCACGGCGCCGTTTCTCACGGTGCACGGGACAGCCGACGGCGTCACTTGCCCGTCGGGGTCGAAGATGTTGTACGACAAAGCAAGCAGTGAGGACAAGTCGCTGAAGCTGTACGAAGGATTGTACCATTCGCTGATACAGGGTGAGCCCGATGAGGACGCGGCTCGTGTTTTGGCTGATATGAGAGCTTGGATTGATGAAAGAGCTGACAAGTATGGCCCCAAACTAAACGCCACCGTTTAA
- the LOC116005049 gene encoding uncharacterized protein LOC116005049: MQKKLLLLFGKSIKLIRELEFTRMASGGKGGLEKLRRCVRTLYFMVAMVASLLVLSAPVLVAIGDVMVQCVLISSFTCISCYSIQEHLHRYTFKSSLTEIPLVSIIRSLVITCVYSMCNSAALSHGPYLVTVTFCSVISVLLLSIKACVFSVNSYLEAEASTSISRQRLHLKKSWGMPVLFLSSVVFALGHTVVAYRTSCRARRKLLFHRVDPDAVLSRVVFSGYQKVPRSPTPSAGKSPRSDSEIRGKPAGLAHLDGQLPVRLLADSDSLFISCHGLTIHYKLSLPGSPPRSLSSITFLDRPAVSSLSRSEQKLRRSFSNQFHTSSLSTPLLDSSPKSPVLSEDIPILSLGETGGEDHINKLPYQLNIRDLEANCQFGIVLVHGFGGGAFSWRNVMGVLARQVGCAVAAFDRPGWGLTSRPRRRDWEENQLPNAYKLDTQVDLLLSFCLEMGFTSVILVGHDDGGLLALKAAQRVQSSMGSINVEIKGVVLLSVSLTRELVPAFARILLRTSLGKKHLVRPLLRTEITQVVNRRAWYDATKLTTEVLSLYKAPLFVEGWDEALHEIGKLSFETVLTPDNAASVLKAVENLPVLVIAGAEDALVPLKSVQIMASKFVNSRLVAISGCGHLPHEECPKALLAAMSPFINRILGIPES; this comes from the exons ATGCAGAAgaagttattgttattgtttggaaaGAGTATAAAATTGATTCGGGAATTGGAGTTTACAAGAATGGCTTCTGGAGGGAAAGGAGGGTTGGAGAAGCTGAGGAGATGCGTAAGGACATTGTATTTTATGGTGGCGATGGTGGCGTCTTTGTTAGTGCTATCGGCGCCGGTGCTGGTGGCGATTGGGGACGTCATGGTGCAGTGCGTTTTGATTTCGAGCTTCACGTGCATCAGCTGTTACAGTATTCAAGAGCATTTGCACAGATACACATTCAAGAGTTCATTAACTGAAATTCCTCTTGTTTCCATCATCAGATCTCTCGTCATCACTT GTGTGTATTCCATGTGCAACAGTGCTGCTCTCTCACACGGACCATATCTTGTAACAGTTACCTTTTGTTCAGTCATTTCAGTTCTTCTTCTTTCCATTAAGGCTTGTGTTTTCTCTGTCAATTCTTACCTTGAAGCTGAAGCTTCAACATCCATCTCAAGGCAAAGGCTTCATTTGAAAAAGTCGTGGGGGATGCCTGTCTTATTTCTCTCATCTGTGGTGTTTGCTCTTGGACATACAGTTGTTGCATACAGAACAAGTTGTAGAGCTAGAAGGAAACTCTTGTTCCACCGTGTTGACCCTGATGCT GTTCTCTCCAGAGTTGTTTTCTCTGGATATCAGAAGGTTCCACGTTCTCCAACCCCTTCTGCTGGGAAATCGCCAAGAAGTGACAGTGAAATTCGTGGAAAACCAGCAGGATTAGCTCATTTGGATGGGCAACTACCTGTTAGATTGCTGGCTGATTCTGACAGCTTATTTATCTCTTGTCATGGGCTTACCATTCATTATAAGCTAAGTTTGCCTGGGTCACCTCCCCGTTCCTTATCATCCATAACCTTTCTTGACAGGCCAGCAGTAAGTTCTTTATCAAGAAGCGAACAGAAACTTCGTAGGAGCTTCAGTAACCAGTTTCATACTTCATCTCTCTCTACTCCTTTGCTAGATAGTTCTCCAAAATCACCTGTTCTGTCTGAAGACATACCTATTTTAAGCCTAGGTGAAACTGGTGGCGAGGATCACATTAATAAGTTGCCATATCAACTTAACATTCGAGATTTGGAAGCAAATTGTCAGTTTGGGATTGTTTTAGTGCATGGCTTTGGAGGAGGAGCCTTTTCATGGAGAAATGTGATGGGTGTGCTAGCCCGACAGGTAGGTTGTGCTGTAGCGGCTTTTGATAGACCGGGTTGGGGATTGACATCAAGGCCCCGCCGCAGAGACTGGGAGGAAAATCAATTGCCTAATGCCTACAAGCTTGATACCCAG GTTGATCTgcttctttctttttgtctaGAGATGGGGTTCACCTCTGTTATACTTGTTGGCCATGATGATGGAGGGTTACTTGCATTAAAGGCTGCACAAAGAGTTCAGTCATCTATGGGTTCAATTAAT GTTGAGATAAAAGGAGTTGTCTTACTGAGTGTTAGCTTGACAAGAGAACTGGTCCCTGCCTTTGCAAGAATATTGTTGCGCACTTCGCTTGGGAAAAAGCACTTAGTTCGTCCTCTTTTGCGAACTGAAATTACTCAAGTAGTGAATAGGCGTGCATGGTATGATGCTACTAAGCTAACAACTGAAGTCTTAAGTCTTTACAAG GCCCCATTATTTGTAGAAGGTTGGGATGAAGCACTTCACGAGATAGGGAAATTATCATTTGAGACAGTGCTTACCCCCGACAATGCAGCATCAGTACTAAAAGCAGTTGAAAATTTGCCAGTACTGGTAATTGCGGGAGCAGAGGATGCACTTGTACCATTAAAATCTGTTCAAATTATGGcctcaaaatttgtaaattct AGACTGGTTGCAATATCTGGTTGTGGCCACCTTCCTCACGAGGA